In Edaphobacter paludis, a single window of DNA contains:
- a CDS encoding PilZ domain-containing protein, with the protein MSASGLRVRPRLAEGGRVSQRSKPNGDNPVRNAVRFPMRLAIHVCTEEGDIEAVTENISANGLLFVSDRLPEIDSKIEFTITMPSAVMGSSTDVTIHCRGRVVRHAFENGEKKAAAVIDEYFLKA; encoded by the coding sequence ATGTCAGCCAGCGGACTGCGCGTGCGGCCGCGGCTAGCTGAAGGAGGACGTGTGAGCCAGCGGTCCAAGCCGAATGGAGACAATCCAGTTCGCAATGCAGTTCGTTTTCCTATGAGACTGGCTATTCACGTTTGTACCGAAGAGGGCGATATCGAAGCGGTGACGGAGAATATCTCCGCCAATGGGCTGCTGTTCGTCAGCGACCGACTTCCCGAGATCGACAGTAAAATTGAGTTCACCATCACAATGCCATCCGCGGTCATGGGATCTTCTACAGACGTCACCATTCACTGTAGAGGTCGCGTTGTGCGCCATGCTTTTGAAAATGGTGAGAAGAAGGCCGCTGCTGTGATCGACGAATACTTTTTAAAGGCCTGA
- the rpsP gene encoding 30S ribosomal protein S16, with protein MIRLARVGARKQPHYRVVVIEKDRARNGRSVEVVGTYNPRTNPATVDLKRDRIDYWVGTGAQLSDRVGKLLAQAPAAAETASAA; from the coding sequence ATGATTCGTTTGGCGCGCGTTGGAGCGCGTAAGCAGCCCCACTATCGCGTCGTTGTAATCGAAAAGGACCGTGCTCGTAATGGCCGGTCGGTTGAAGTTGTGGGCACCTATAATCCCCGCACGAACCCGGCGACCGTGGACCTGAAGCGCGACCGCATCGACTATTGGGTCGGCACTGGCGCGCAGCTATCCGACCGGGTCGGAAAACTGTTGGCCCAGGCGCCCGCAGCGGCTGAGACGGCGTCTGCCGCTTAA
- a CDS encoding alpha/beta hydrolase-fold protein yields the protein MELLVFGHAGTPALAFSTSCGRFFDFEDRGMVAAVQDKIEAGHLQLFCVDSVDAESWYNRTVVPRARLARHLRFERYLLDEVIPMVRSRSVSASLAAVGCSFGGYHAVNIGLRHPEIFTAVLSMGGALDPSSFLSGYYDQDCYLNLPTHYMPNMHDNYYFDHYRRNTYVLATCANDLCREMNQQLAHILHTKQIPCCLDIWGEDAGHDWPTWQRMMQIYL from the coding sequence ATGGAATTACTCGTCTTCGGACACGCGGGCACTCCCGCACTCGCCTTTTCGACCTCCTGCGGACGGTTCTTCGATTTTGAGGACCGCGGCATGGTGGCCGCCGTTCAGGACAAGATCGAAGCTGGCCATCTGCAACTCTTCTGCGTTGATTCGGTCGACGCCGAAAGCTGGTACAACCGCACCGTTGTCCCTCGCGCTCGGCTTGCCCGCCATCTCCGCTTCGAGCGGTACCTTCTCGACGAGGTTATCCCGATGGTTCGATCACGGAGTGTTAGCGCAAGCCTTGCCGCCGTTGGGTGCAGCTTTGGTGGTTACCATGCGGTCAACATTGGTCTGCGCCATCCGGAGATCTTCACGGCAGTCCTTTCGATGGGCGGCGCGCTCGATCCATCCAGCTTCCTCTCCGGTTACTACGACCAGGACTGCTACCTCAACCTGCCCACCCATTACATGCCGAACATGCATGACAACTATTATTTCGATCACTATCGCCGGAACACCTATGTCCTCGCCACCTGCGCCAATGACCTCTGCCGCGAGATGAACCAGCAGTTAGCTCATATTCTCCACACCAAACAGATTCCCTGCTGTCTCGACATATGGGGCGAGGACGCAGGTCACGACTGGCCCACCTGGCAGCGCATGATGCAGATTTATCTGTAG
- a CDS encoding ATP-binding cassette domain-containing protein: MSVSQTNTAQPAISVQNIIKRYGDFEAVKGVTFDVADGEIFGLLGPNGAGKSTLIRMMTTLIPVTSGKAIIAGYDVSRAPDAVRRMIGVIPQALTSDIDLTVEENLSIYAKLYDVPKATREQNINELLEAVDLTKWRNAQTKTLSGGMRRRLEIARGLVHNPRIFFLDEPTTGLDPVSRVAVWEMLNNLKNKHHLTMLITTHYMDEADRLCDRIAIVDHGKLVALDTPMALKANVPGTNVVEAQFTNESTDWLERLRQLAGVMSVESQSAGMYRILTSSGSLTTMQLVEMTASRGETIKSLSVQNTTLDDVFVHYTGRALRDEQVKAAGFIMPPRPGMQP; the protein is encoded by the coding sequence ATGAGCGTCAGCCAAACAAACACGGCCCAGCCAGCCATCTCCGTCCAGAACATCATCAAGCGCTACGGAGACTTCGAGGCCGTCAAAGGCGTCACCTTCGACGTAGCGGACGGCGAAATCTTCGGTCTGCTCGGTCCCAACGGCGCGGGCAAAAGCACCCTCATCCGCATGATGACGACGCTCATTCCCGTTACTTCGGGAAAAGCCATCATCGCCGGTTATGATGTCTCCCGCGCGCCCGACGCCGTCCGCCGGATGATCGGCGTCATTCCTCAAGCCCTCACCAGCGACATCGATCTCACCGTCGAAGAAAACCTCTCCATCTACGCCAAGCTCTACGACGTTCCCAAAGCGACACGCGAACAAAACATCAACGAACTTCTCGAAGCCGTAGACCTCACCAAGTGGCGCAACGCGCAGACCAAAACTCTCTCCGGCGGAATGCGCCGCCGCCTCGAAATTGCTCGCGGGCTCGTCCACAATCCGCGCATCTTCTTTCTCGACGAGCCCACCACCGGGCTCGATCCCGTCTCCCGCGTCGCCGTCTGGGAGATGCTCAATAATCTCAAGAACAAGCATCACCTCACCATGCTCATCACCACCCATTACATGGACGAGGCTGACCGACTCTGTGACCGCATCGCCATCGTCGACCACGGCAAGCTCGTGGCCCTCGACACGCCCATGGCTCTCAAAGCCAACGTCCCCGGCACCAACGTCGTCGAAGCTCAGTTCACCAATGAGTCCACCGACTGGCTCGAGCGCCTCAGGCAACTCGCCGGCGTCATGTCCGTCGAATCGCAGAGCGCAGGCATGTATCGCATCCTCACCTCCAGCGGTTCTCTCACCACCATGCAGTTAGTGGAGATGACCGCCAGTCGAGGCGAAACCATCAAATCCCTCAGCGTACAGAACACCACCCTCGACGACGTCTTCGTCCACTACACCGGACGCGCGCTTCGCGACGAACAAGTGAAAGCGGCTGGCTTCATCATGCCGCCGCGCCCAGGTATGCAGCCATGA
- a CDS encoding PIG-L family deacetylase: protein MGLKLMCVVAHPDDECFAFGGALALAAERGIETYVICLTDGQAAINRGDAASGEALGKMRREEFDASCKVLGITQHELLDYHDARLEFVDFSLTAGRLVEKMRRIRPDVVLTFGGDGGLNTHPDHMMVSMLTTAAFHWSGQAKRYPELGPVHGPQRLFYLSTNFFIPERQAPKPMPWTVALDVQSVRARKTEAFRQHTSQAPLMEQTKELFEKYGAEEFYTLVAANEPQAARLEKDLFDGLAE, encoded by the coding sequence GTGGGCTTGAAGTTAATGTGTGTTGTGGCGCATCCGGATGATGAGTGTTTCGCGTTTGGTGGAGCGTTGGCGTTGGCTGCGGAGCGTGGAATTGAGACATACGTTATCTGCCTGACCGATGGACAGGCAGCAATAAACCGGGGCGACGCCGCTTCGGGCGAAGCGCTGGGAAAGATGCGGCGGGAAGAATTTGACGCTTCATGCAAGGTGCTTGGCATAACTCAGCACGAGTTGCTGGACTACCATGATGCGCGGTTGGAGTTTGTCGATTTTTCCCTTACTGCGGGGCGCCTGGTAGAGAAAATGCGGCGGATTCGTCCCGACGTCGTACTTACATTTGGCGGCGACGGCGGCCTGAATACGCATCCCGACCACATGATGGTGTCGATGCTGACCACGGCGGCGTTTCACTGGTCAGGGCAGGCCAAGAGATATCCAGAACTCGGCCCGGTGCATGGCCCGCAGCGGCTTTTTTACCTCAGCACGAACTTCTTCATACCCGAGAGACAAGCGCCGAAGCCGATGCCCTGGACGGTTGCGCTGGATGTTCAATCCGTGCGAGCGCGCAAGACGGAGGCGTTTCGACAACATACTTCGCAGGCTCCTCTGATGGAGCAGACGAAGGAATTGTTTGAGAAGTATGGTGCCGAGGAGTTTTATACGTTGGTGGCGGCGAACGAGCCGCAAGCAGCACGGCTTGAGAAGGATTTATTCGACGGGTTGGCTGAATAG
- a CDS encoding glycoside hydrolase family 30 beta sandwich domain-containing protein, whose translation MAVIPQTLRAQKKATYWLTTPDKSSLLQLQKTPLNFTEPSGSNPTINVDDKQTFQTMDGFGFALTGGSAQLIMRMDPAKRAALLQELFTDSGNNISVSYLRVSIGSSDMNDHVYSYDDLPEGQTDPDMAKFSLAPDQKDVIPVLKQILAINPRIKILGSPWSAPLWMKTTGVAKGGVLKPECFAAYATYFVKYIQGMKAEGIPIDAITIQNEPLNEKNTPSMVMLAPEEADFIKNDLGPDFAKAGIKTKIVLYDHNLDHPAYPLSILRDPAANKYVDGTGFHLYGGTVDAMTEVHNAFPDKNLYFTEQSVTEDRGSGTMDIADPVAKIIIGVSRNWSRNILLWNLAADPQFGPHTNDGGCTGCQGALTIDGDHVARDLAYYTIAHASKFVPPGSVRIGSSDLNTLPNVAFKTAAGREVIIVANPGDSSQTFNVQYHNRAFTAVLSAGAVATYIW comes from the coding sequence TTGGCGGTTATTCCGCAGACGTTGCGCGCCCAAAAAAAGGCTACCTACTGGCTGACAACTCCCGATAAGTCGTCTCTCTTGCAACTACAAAAGACGCCGCTGAATTTTACCGAGCCTTCAGGAAGTAATCCAACCATTAACGTCGATGACAAACAGACATTTCAGACCATGGATGGGTTTGGATTTGCACTCACTGGCGGCAGCGCGCAGTTGATCATGCGCATGGACCCGGCAAAACGGGCTGCGCTGCTTCAAGAGCTATTCACGGACAGCGGTAATAACATCAGCGTCAGCTATCTGCGTGTGAGCATTGGCTCGTCGGACATGAACGACCATGTCTATTCGTACGATGATCTACCGGAGGGCCAGACAGATCCCGATATGGCGAAGTTTAGTCTCGCGCCCGATCAGAAGGATGTTATTCCGGTGTTGAAGCAGATTCTAGCCATTAATCCAAGAATTAAAATTCTCGGATCGCCTTGGTCTGCTCCCCTATGGATGAAGACAACCGGTGTCGCAAAAGGGGGTGTCCTGAAGCCGGAGTGTTTTGCTGCCTATGCCACCTATTTTGTTAAGTACATTCAAGGGATGAAGGCAGAGGGCATTCCCATCGATGCCATAACTATTCAGAACGAACCGCTGAACGAAAAAAATACACCCAGCATGGTGATGCTCGCGCCCGAAGAGGCTGACTTCATTAAAAATGATCTGGGACCTGACTTCGCAAAGGCCGGAATCAAAACCAAGATTGTTTTATACGATCACAATCTCGACCACCCGGCCTATCCACTCTCCATTTTGAGAGATCCGGCCGCGAACAAATACGTCGATGGAACTGGATTTCATCTATACGGTGGCACTGTCGATGCGATGACCGAAGTGCACAATGCATTTCCAGATAAGAACTTGTACTTTACCGAGCAGTCGGTGACAGAGGACCGTGGTAGTGGGACCATGGATATAGCGGATCCAGTGGCCAAAATTATCATTGGGGTGAGCCGCAACTGGAGCAGGAATATTCTGCTCTGGAATCTAGCCGCCGATCCGCAGTTCGGTCCTCACACTAATGACGGCGGGTGCACCGGTTGCCAGGGAGCACTGACCATCGACGGCGATCATGTCGCTCGCGACCTTGCATACTACACGATTGCTCATGCATCGAAGTTTGTTCCTCCGGGATCAGTTCGAATAGGCTCCAGCGATCTTAATACCCTTCCGAATGTTGCGTTCAAAACTGCCGCGGGGAGAGAAGTGATCATCGTGGCGAATCCAGGCGATTCATCGCAGACCTTCAACGTTCAATATCACAATAGGGCATTTACCGCTGTTCTAAGCGCAGGCGCAGTTGCTACTTATATCTGGTAA
- a CDS encoding ribonuclease HII, translating into MASVASIRISKTVTAATAKQRMLRQLVCSDAPEQALRYHGFSSIAGVDEVGRGALFGPVVAAAVILPERLNGLAKAGLRDSKQLTREQRESLNKRIRRMAIAFCVAEVDAETIDRVNIYQATRIAMLAAVQGLTVAPDHLLIDAMRLDHPCKQTKLIYGDSLSLSIAAASVIAKVHRDALMRELDLAHPGYGLASHKGYGTPEHRRALKEHGPCALHRRTFAPVQAVDPNAVVEAQVANELLFDDFEMEEEAEWA; encoded by the coding sequence ATGGCCTCTGTTGCGTCGATCCGAATCTCGAAGACAGTTACCGCCGCGACTGCGAAGCAGCGGATGCTGAGGCAACTTGTGTGCAGCGACGCGCCAGAGCAGGCTTTGCGTTATCACGGCTTTAGCAGCATTGCGGGCGTGGACGAAGTAGGCCGCGGAGCATTATTCGGACCGGTCGTCGCCGCTGCTGTAATTCTGCCTGAGCGCTTGAACGGCTTAGCGAAGGCTGGGCTGAGGGATTCCAAACAGTTGACGAGGGAGCAGCGCGAGAGCCTCAACAAACGTATCCGGCGAATGGCGATTGCGTTTTGCGTTGCCGAGGTGGATGCCGAGACCATCGATCGCGTGAATATCTATCAAGCAACACGGATCGCCATGCTCGCTGCCGTCCAGGGTTTGACTGTTGCTCCCGATCATCTGCTGATCGACGCCATGCGGCTTGACCATCCCTGCAAACAGACGAAGCTGATCTACGGCGATTCGCTCAGCCTTTCGATTGCAGCCGCTTCGGTTATTGCCAAGGTGCATCGGGATGCATTGATGCGGGAGTTGGACCTGGCACATCCGGGATATGGTTTGGCTTCGCATAAGGGCTATGGCACGCCGGAGCATCGGCGGGCACTGAAGGAGCATGGGCCATGTGCGTTGCACCGACGGACATTTGCGCCGGTCCAAGCCGTCGATCCCAACGCGGTAGTCGAGGCACAGGTTGCGAATGAATTGTTGTTTGATGATTTCGAAATGGAAGAGGAGGCTGAGTGGGCTTGA
- the trmD gene encoding tRNA (guanosine(37)-N1)-methyltransferase TrmD: MRFDIITIFPGFFDSPLDYGILKRARTAGLVEVATHDLRGFTHDRHRTVDDRPFGGGEGMVLKPEPIYDAVASLGILPKAERQREKETIILLSAQGRPFTQAVAQELAATERVVIICGRYEGVDERVNEMLCDREISIGDYVLSGGELAAAVIIDAVVRLLPGALGNPDSSRFESFGVEDVPKKTDSADGPPRSTYGAGGLLDYPHYTRPAEFRGIAIPDALRGGDHEAIRRWRRRMALEKTLRNRPDLLDRIEISEEDRETLAKLRLNTEQEA, encoded by the coding sequence ATGCGCTTCGATATTATTACGATCTTTCCTGGCTTCTTCGATAGTCCATTGGACTACGGGATTCTAAAGCGCGCTCGTACGGCGGGGTTAGTGGAAGTGGCCACACATGACCTTCGCGGCTTTACCCATGATCGGCACCGCACTGTCGACGATCGTCCGTTTGGCGGCGGCGAGGGCATGGTGTTGAAGCCGGAGCCGATCTACGACGCGGTGGCTTCGTTGGGGATCTTGCCCAAGGCCGAGCGCCAGCGGGAGAAGGAGACGATCATCCTGCTGTCAGCACAAGGGCGTCCATTTACGCAGGCTGTCGCGCAGGAGCTTGCTGCTACAGAGCGGGTAGTGATTATCTGCGGGCGCTATGAAGGCGTGGACGAGCGCGTGAACGAGATGCTCTGCGACCGCGAGATTTCGATTGGGGATTATGTACTTTCAGGGGGAGAATTGGCGGCTGCGGTGATCATCGATGCCGTGGTCCGGCTGCTGCCGGGCGCGCTGGGAAATCCTGACTCGTCGCGGTTTGAGAGTTTTGGGGTGGAGGATGTGCCGAAGAAGACCGACTCGGCCGATGGACCTCCGCGTAGCACCTACGGGGCCGGCGGCCTGCTCGACTATCCGCACTACACGCGCCCAGCGGAGTTTCGTGGGATTGCAATTCCCGATGCACTGCGAGGGGGAGATCACGAAGCGATCCGGCGCTGGCGGCGAAGGATGGCGCTCGAAAAGACGCTGCGCAACCGGCCCGACCTGTTGGATCGGATTGAGATCAGCGAGGAAGATCGGGAGACGCTGGCAAAGCTTCGTCTGAATACGGAACAAGAGGCTTAA
- the pdxH gene encoding pyridoxamine 5'-phosphate oxidase: MTGARAAVDPIALFRAWMIDAEAKEPNDPNALALATATADGAPSVRMVLLKSLDERGFAFYTNAESRKGAELAENPRAAMCFHWKSLRRQVRIEGLVSELPDAEADAYFHSRSRGSQIGAVASRQSRPLSSREALEERVQVIEERYPDAVPRPQFWRGYVLWPERIEFWVNGAERLHDRFLFLRADSAWVKEQLYP, translated from the coding sequence GTGACTGGCGCAAGAGCCGCAGTGGATCCCATTGCACTGTTTCGCGCGTGGATGATTGATGCCGAGGCCAAGGAGCCAAACGATCCGAATGCTCTGGCGCTGGCGACTGCAACCGCGGATGGTGCGCCCAGTGTTCGCATGGTGCTACTGAAGAGCCTCGATGAGCGGGGGTTTGCCTTCTACACCAATGCAGAGAGCCGGAAGGGTGCGGAGTTGGCGGAGAATCCTCGGGCTGCAATGTGTTTTCACTGGAAGTCGTTACGCCGTCAGGTGCGCATCGAAGGATTAGTTTCGGAGTTGCCGGATGCAGAGGCAGACGCTTATTTCCACAGTCGTTCGCGAGGCAGCCAGATTGGCGCAGTAGCTTCGCGCCAGAGCAGACCTCTGAGCAGCCGCGAGGCATTGGAGGAACGTGTCCAAGTAATAGAGGAACGATATCCAGACGCTGTTCCCCGCCCCCAGTTCTGGCGGGGTTATGTGCTTTGGCCAGAACGAATCGAGTTCTGGGTGAATGGTGCGGAACGGCTCCATGATCGCTTCTTGTTTTTGCGCGCAGATAGCGCGTGGGTCAAGGAACAGTTGTATCCCTGA
- a CDS encoding response regulator transcription factor: MTVVHFDKTRSEDDSLEDNVLDEKQENANAAGIRVVLADSQAIYRVGIRKIFALEDDIRVVAQVETLNNLYLALQRYPTDVVVLEGQLIAGTIDAIPELVRQAPDAKLIVQVSEADEANTVELYRRGVRGVVPRSISPDLLVKCVRKIADGETWIDNQSISWVIEAYRAQATSLTDPKVQPKLSKKELAIISCITRGMRNKEIAYQIGTTEQVIKNYLRKIYDKLGVSDRLELALYCLHHELLKKYTQELNSAGVATEPSQPLRAKM, translated from the coding sequence ATGACCGTTGTTCATTTTGACAAAACCCGGAGTGAAGACGACAGTCTGGAAGACAATGTTCTTGACGAGAAACAGGAGAACGCGAACGCGGCTGGAATTCGCGTGGTTCTGGCTGATTCGCAGGCGATTTATCGTGTTGGCATCCGCAAGATCTTCGCCCTTGAAGACGACATTCGCGTCGTCGCGCAGGTCGAGACCCTCAACAACCTTTATCTCGCGTTACAGCGCTATCCCACTGACGTCGTCGTCCTTGAAGGCCAGCTCATTGCAGGAACCATTGATGCCATCCCCGAACTGGTTCGCCAGGCCCCGGATGCAAAGTTGATCGTGCAGGTATCGGAAGCGGATGAGGCCAACACGGTCGAACTCTACCGCCGCGGCGTGCGCGGTGTGGTCCCGCGGTCCATCTCGCCCGATCTTCTGGTCAAGTGTGTTCGCAAGATCGCCGACGGCGAGACCTGGATCGACAATCAATCCATCAGTTGGGTTATCGAGGCATACCGCGCTCAGGCGACCTCTCTCACCGATCCCAAGGTCCAGCCAAAGCTGTCGAAAAAAGAGCTCGCGATCATCAGCTGCATCACTCGCGGTATGCGCAACAAAGAGATCGCCTATCAAATCGGCACGACCGAACAGGTCATCAAGAACTATCTTCGCAAGATCTACGACAAACTCGGCGTCTCCGACCGTCTTGAGCTTGCGCTTTACTGTTTGCATCACGAGCTGCTGAAGAAGTACACGCAGGAGCTCAACAGCGCAGGAGTAGCAACAGAACCATCGCAACCGCTCCGCGCCAAAATGTAA
- a CDS encoding KH domain-containing protein: MSDLVAELARALVDKPEEVSVESIQDGDGTLLRLHVAQTDVGKVIGKQGRTARSIRTVLSAASMKLKRRFSLDIVEETRAS, translated from the coding sequence ATGAGCGACCTTGTCGCTGAACTTGCTCGCGCGCTGGTGGATAAACCGGAAGAAGTCTCCGTCGAGAGCATTCAAGATGGCGACGGGACACTGTTGCGTCTGCATGTTGCACAGACCGACGTTGGCAAGGTGATCGGCAAGCAGGGACGCACGGCGCGGTCAATACGGACGGTGCTGAGCGCGGCCAGCATGAAGCTGAAACGCCGCTTTTCGCTTGATATTGTGGAAGAGACCAGAGCGTCGTAG
- a CDS encoding ABC transporter permease: MNRMLAIVEREMRKFFRSPALMMVSMTLPLVQLLILGHAFGGKIRNARMGIVDYDHGAQSLKIHEAFDAIAANIRTFTTVPYDNEVQAREDVRTGKIDGAVIIPKQYSRRVLAGDSPAIGLVVDNTDQTMSGALEAEMQSLVDSLNAPIIQPLVVQQIAVKIVELYPYVEYMKYLLAGSISLAMYVAVMIGGGMLYIDDKARGVHEGYLVTPITRLELVLGLNLAGSIKAILSGISLTVIGSLFAGLGAIFSPMALVQLSLLIVATSVAFNGMMFLMMVRVEDPLVPRAMFGVLNTLLFFPSGAISPVSGLPPWLRAIANVDPFTYAVHGFKAILLKDGGFTAIWPDILFLFAFGIGTLLIATPLFKRTL; this comes from the coding sequence ATGAACCGAATGCTCGCAATCGTCGAACGCGAGATGCGAAAGTTCTTCCGCTCGCCCGCACTCATGATGGTCTCCATGACCCTTCCGCTGGTGCAATTGCTCATCCTCGGCCACGCCTTCGGCGGCAAGATCCGCAACGCGCGCATGGGCATCGTCGATTACGACCATGGCGCTCAATCTCTCAAAATCCACGAAGCCTTCGACGCCATCGCGGCCAACATCCGCACCTTCACCACCGTTCCCTACGACAATGAAGTACAAGCCCGAGAAGACGTCCGCACCGGCAAGATAGACGGCGCCGTCATCATCCCCAAGCAGTACTCCCGGCGCGTCCTCGCAGGCGACTCTCCTGCCATCGGTCTCGTCGTCGACAACACGGACCAGACCATGAGCGGCGCTCTCGAAGCCGAGATGCAGTCCCTCGTCGACTCTCTCAACGCTCCCATCATCCAGCCCCTCGTCGTTCAGCAGATCGCTGTCAAGATCGTCGAGCTCTACCCCTACGTCGAGTACATGAAGTATCTCCTCGCAGGTTCGATCTCCCTCGCCATGTATGTAGCTGTCATGATCGGCGGCGGCATGCTCTACATCGACGACAAGGCCCGTGGCGTCCACGAGGGCTACCTCGTCACTCCCATCACGCGGCTAGAATTAGTCCTGGGCCTCAACCTCGCAGGCTCTATCAAAGCCATACTTTCCGGCATCAGCCTCACCGTTATCGGCTCGCTCTTCGCAGGCCTTGGAGCCATCTTCAGCCCCATGGCGCTGGTACAACTCTCGCTGCTCATTGTCGCGACCTCGGTCGCATTCAATGGCATGATGTTCCTGATGATGGTGCGTGTCGAAGACCCGCTCGTCCCTCGCGCCATGTTCGGCGTCCTCAATACATTGCTCTTCTTTCCCAGCGGAGCCATTTCGCCTGTCTCCGGCCTTCCCCCGTGGCTTCGCGCGATCGCTAACGTCGATCCCTTCACCTACGCCGTTCACGGCTTCAAAGCGATCCTGCTCAAGGACGGAGGCTTCACCGCCATCTGGCCCGACATCCTCTTCCTCTTCGCCTTCGGAATTGGCACCCTCCTGATCGCAACGCCGCTTTTCAAGCGCACCCTGTAA
- the rimM gene encoding ribosome maturation factor RimM (Essential for efficient processing of 16S rRNA): protein MTANRSSWIALAHLLRPQGRKGELLAELFTDFPERFEERKQVFLAPPGFEGEAVQARAAEVVAFWLPMGKNEGRIVLQFAGIESITDAEKLAGLEVIVADEERMPLDDDSIYVSELIGCTVYDSLTAVGVIADVHFPATADGTRRLDEAAPLLEVTSAEGEEILIPFAKAFVVSIDPKAKRVDMALPKGLVDVNRSTRVGEDAETPDEPKQ from the coding sequence ATGACGGCAAACCGTTCTTCGTGGATCGCGCTGGCGCACCTGTTACGACCCCAGGGTCGTAAAGGAGAGCTGCTCGCGGAATTGTTTACCGACTTTCCGGAGCGGTTCGAAGAACGAAAGCAGGTCTTTCTTGCGCCCCCAGGCTTTGAGGGCGAGGCGGTACAGGCGCGAGCGGCGGAAGTTGTCGCGTTCTGGCTTCCGATGGGCAAGAATGAGGGGCGCATCGTGCTTCAGTTTGCCGGTATCGAGTCGATTACGGATGCTGAAAAGCTGGCCGGTCTTGAGGTCATTGTCGCGGACGAAGAGCGGATGCCGCTCGATGACGACTCGATATATGTCAGCGAGTTAATCGGCTGCACGGTATATGACAGCTTGACGGCAGTTGGAGTCATTGCCGACGTTCACTTCCCTGCTACGGCAGACGGTACGCGGCGACTGGACGAGGCTGCCCCTCTGCTGGAGGTTACCTCTGCTGAGGGCGAGGAGATTCTGATTCCGTTTGCGAAAGCGTTTGTTGTGTCCATAGACCCCAAGGCGAAACGGGTCGACATGGCCTTGCCGAAAGGGCTTGTGGATGTGAACCGTTCGACCAGGGTGGGTGAGGATGCGGAGACACCCGACGAGCCGAAGCAGTAG
- the rplS gene encoding 50S ribosomal protein L19, which translates to MSINPIMQKLAAKFERTDLPEFAPGDTVRVQVKIREGEKERLQAFEGMVIACRKGAQGTFTVRKMSFGQGVERIFPYNSKVVDKVEKIRSYEVRRSKLFYLRGLRGKAARLREVERAK; encoded by the coding sequence ATGTCGATCAATCCAATCATGCAGAAGCTGGCCGCCAAGTTCGAGCGGACCGATTTACCCGAGTTTGCCCCTGGCGATACCGTCCGCGTTCAAGTGAAGATCCGCGAGGGCGAGAAAGAGCGTCTGCAGGCGTTTGAAGGCATGGTGATTGCCTGCCGTAAGGGAGCTCAAGGCACCTTTACCGTTCGCAAGATGAGCTTCGGCCAAGGCGTCGAGCGCATCTTCCCCTACAACTCCAAGGTTGTCGACAAGGTCGAGAAGATTCGCTCCTATGAGGTTCGCCGCTCCAAGCTGTTCTATCTGCGCGGCCTGCGTGGCAAGGCTGCCCGTCTGCGCGAGGTCGAGCGCGCCAAGTAA